The segment CTGACTGCCCCGGAAAATCGATCGATCTTCTTAGGCTATCGCTTGGACAAGGCCCCTCTTGCATCGTCGAATGCCAAGGACAAGAACCCGTTGAGCGACCTGCGCGTGCGCGAAGCCTTTGATCTGGCGATTGACCGCGAAGCCCTGAAAACCGTGGTGCTGCGCGGCAATTCCGTGCCAACCGGCATTATTGTTCCCCCCTTCGTGCATGGCTGGACCCCGGCGCTGGATACTTATTCCAAGCCCGACATCGCCAAAGCAAAAGCGCTGCTGACAGAAGCTGGCTATCCGGACGGCTTCACCATCACGCTGGACACGCCCAACAACCGCTATGTCAATGACGAGGCGATTTCGCAAGCCGTTGTCGGTTTTCTGGGTCGCATTGGCGTGAAGGTCACGCTGGCGTCGCGGCCCTTCACCCAGCATTCACCACTGCTGGCAGACCGGAAGTCCGATTTCTTCCTCTACGGCTGGGGTGTTCCGACCTATGATAGCGCCTATAATTTCAACGACCTGATCCATTCGCCAATGATCACTATGGGGCGTGGAATGCCACCTATTTCTCGGATGCCGCCATTGATGCGAAAATCGAATCTCTGGGAACAGAAGTAGATGTCGCCAAGCGGGATAAAACCATCTCTGAGCTTTGGACCTATGTGAAGGACCAGAATCTTTATCTGCCGCTGCACAATCAGATCATTGCCTGGGCTGTGCGCGACGGCTTTGGTCTTGAAATTCCAACCAACAACACACCCCGGTTTAACCGCTTCACCACAGGCAGTTAACCCGCGTCACCCCGCCCGATGCGGCGGGATGGCCTTGCGATAGAGTGAATTAACAGCGCCGAGCGGTTTCTCAAACGCGCGGCGCTGTATGATTGGATAGGGATGCATGGCAGGTTTTATTCTCAGACGGTTTTTTCAATCCATAGGCGTCATGCTGGCGGTGGCGCTGATTGCCTTTGCCGTGATCCGCTATGTTGGCGATCCCTTGGAATCGCTGACCAGTCAGGAAACTCGGCTGGATGAAAGGGTTGAACTCAAGGCGCGGCTTGGCTTGGACCAGCCCGTGCCCATCCAATTTCTCACCTTTCTCAAACGCGGCATCAGCGGCGATTTCGGCACGTCCTATAAGCAGCAAGAGCCCGTGACCCGGATGATTTTTGAAAGATTGCCCGCCACACTGGAGCTTGCCACCGCATCCAGCCTGATTGCGCTGCTGTTTGGCGGTCTTTTCGGCGTTTATTGTGCTTTGCGGCCCAAGGGCGTTTTGACCCATGCGATCATGACACTGTCGCTGGTAGGCGTATCGCTGCCCACGTTTTTGATCGGCATTGGCCTGATCGCAGTCTTTTCCGTGCAGCTTGGCTGGCTGCCGTCTTTTGGGCGCGGTGAAACGGTCAAGCTAGGCTGGTGGACTACGGGCCTTTTGACCCTTTCGGGTTGGCGCTCGCTGATCTTGCCTGCCATCACCCTGTCGCTCTTTCAGATGACCATGCTGATGCGGCTGATCCGGGCCGAAATGCTGGAAGTGCTGCGGCAGGATTATATCCGCTTTGCCCGCGCCAGGGGCCTGTCACGCCGCAGCATCCACTTTGGTCATGCTTTGAAAAATACGCTAGTGCCCGTCATCACCGTCGCAGGTCTGCAATTTGGCTCAGTCATCGCCTTTGCCGTGGTGACCGAGACGGTGTTTCAATGGCCGGGTGTTGGCTCACTGTTCATCAATTCGGTGCAGTCGGTGGATGTGCCGGTGATGGCGGCCTATCTGGTGTTTATCTCAGCTCTGTTTGTGCTCATCAATCTGATTGTTGATGGCCTCTATTACGCCGTCGATCCGCGTTTGCGGATTGTGCGCACTGGCACGGAGTGATGCCATGACCACCCAAACCCTTCTCGATTCTTCCAAACGCCGCAGGTGGCGCAGCATTTCCCCGGTCACCATCTTGGCGGGTGGCCTGGCCATTGTGCTGGTGCTGGCTGCTTTGTTTGCCCCGCTTCTTGCCCCCTATGATCCGTTCAATCCAGCAACGCTGGATTTGATGGATGGCATGACACCGCCCATGGCTGCCAATGCCTTCAGCGGCATGGTATTTTGGCTGGGTACCGATAATCAGGGCCGCGATATTCTCTCGTCCATTCTCTATGGCAGCCGCGTCTCCTTGCTGGTTGCCTTTTCCGCCACGCTTTTATCGCTGGCCTTGGGTGTTGGTGCGGGGCTAATCAGCGGTTACGCAGGCAATGCCGTGGATGCCGTGATCATGCGCATTGCCGATGCACAGCTAACCTTTCCCACCATTCTTGTCGCGCTGCTGATCTTCGGCATCGCCCACGGCATCATTCCAGCGTCACAGCAGGAACAAGCCGCCGTGTGGATTTTGATTTTTGCCATCGGCTTTTCCAACTGGCCCCAATTTGCCCGCACCGTGCGCGGGGCGGTGCTGGTGGAAAAACGCAAGGATTATGTTGCAGCGGCAAAATTAATCGGCGTCAGCCGCACCCGTATTTTGCTCACGCATATCCTACCCAATATTGCGGGACCGGTTCTGGTGATTGCCACCATTGGGCTGGCGCTTGCTGTCATTGAAGAGGCAACCCTGTCCTATCTTGGTGTTGGCGTGCCGCCCACGCGGCCATCGCTGGGCACGTTGATCCGCATTGGTCAGCAATTCCTGTTTTCCGGGGAATGGTGGATCATTGGCTTTCCGGCCGCGACGCTGGTTCTGCTGGCCCTCTCCGTCAATCTGTTGGGAGACCGCCTGCGCGACGCGCTCAACCCGCGCCTGAGGAACAATCGCCGATGAGCCTAACTTTGAGCAAGACACCACCCGTTCTGCACATCAACAGCCTGAGCGTGGATTTCCACGGCCCTAGCGGCACCTTCCGTGCCGTCGATGACCTCTCACTAACCATTGCGCCTGGCGAAGTGCTGGGCGTGATTGGTGAATCCGGGGCTGGCAAATCCATGACCGGGGCTGCGATCATCGGCCTGATTGATCCGCCCGGACGCATCTCCTCCGGCGAAATCCACCTGCAAGGTGAGCGGATTGATAACCTCAGCGATAAGGCGCTGGAAAGCTTGCGCGGACGGCGGATCGGCACAGTGTTTCAAGACCCGCTGGTCAGCCTCAATCCGCTTTACACCATTGGTCAGCAGCTGATTGAAACCATCCGTCGCCATCTGCCGCTGGATCAAGCGGGCGCGCGGCACAGGGCGATAGACCTGTTGCGGGAAGTGGGTATTGATGAGCCAGCACGGCGGCTGGATGCCTATCCGCATGAGTTTTCCGGTGGCATGCGCCAACGGGTGGTGATTGCGCTGGCCGTGGCCGCCGACCCCGACCTGTTGATTGCCGACGAGCCGACCTCCGCATTGGATGTTTCCGTGCAGGCGCAGATTATTGCGTTGCTCAAGTCTCTGTGCCAGCGGCGCGGGCTTGCCGTTCTGCTGATCACCCACGATATGGGCGTGGTGGCGGATATCGCCAACCGTGTGGTGGTGATGCACAAGGGCAGAATTGTGGAAAGCGGGCCAGTGGCTGAGGTGATTGGCGATCCGAAGAATGATTACACCCGAGCGTTGATTGCCGCCATTCCCTCGGTTCGGCGCAAGAACACACGGCTCCCGGCAGCATCTGCCAAGGGAGAACTGGTTAAGGTGGAGGGATTGATCCGCGATTTTGCCCTTCCGGGTGGCCGTGGCCTGCCGTTTTTTGGCAAAAATCGAGGGCAGCGCAGTCTTCGTGCCGTCAATGATGTCAGTTTTTCGATTGGCGAGAGCCAGACTTTTGCGTTGGTGGGTGAATCCGGCTCTGGCAAATCCACCATCGCCCGTATTGTCGTGGGCCTTCTCGGCGCGCAATCGGGCAAGGTGACAATCGGCGGCACAGTGTTGGGGGTAGATAAAGCTCCAGCCCTGAAAGGTGCTGTGCAAATGATCTTTCAAGATCCCTATGCCAGCCTCAACAGCCGTTGGCGCGTTAATGATATCATTGCCGAACCGATCAGAACCCTTGGACTTGAAAAAGACAATCGGGTGATTGAGCAGCGCGTTGCTGACCTTCTTGAAAAAGTGCGGCTTGATCCCGATGCGCGGAGCCGCTTTCCCCATGAGTTCTCCGGCGGCCAACGCCAGCGCATCGCCATTGCCCGCGCCCTTGCCAGCCGCCCGCGCTTCATTGTTTGTGATGAGCCAACCTCGGCACTGGACGTGTCTGTGCAAGCGCAAGTGCTGGAGTTGATGGCCAGCCTGCAAGCAGAATTCGGCCTGACCTATCTGCTGATCAGCCATAATCTGGCTGTCGTGCGGCAAATGGCGGATCGGGTTGGGGTTTTGAAAAACGGTGTTCTGGTGGAGGAAGGCGCGGTTGAGGAGGTGTTCGAACGTCCTCAGCATGACTACACCCGAATGTTAATCGCAGCCGTCCCCGATATCGATGATATTGTCGTGCCATCAACGGACACCAAAACACGTTACAACGCCTTATCCGATCATTGAAAGGAAAAACCATGACGGTGCATTCTGGATCACTCACGGCGGCCTCTGATGTGCCGCAGGCTTCTGCCGCAGACCGCATCACAGCCCGCTATGGCGCGCAGCCAAGCGTTTTGCCGCCCAGCTGGAATGAGACGCTGGATGTTCTGCTGAACCATCGCTCCGCACGCGCTTACCTGCCCAAGGCATTGCCGCAAGGCACGGTGGAACTGCTGGTGGCGGCGGCGCAATCGGCTCCCACCTCCTCCAATCTGCAAGCGTGGAGCGTGGTGGCTGTTGAAGACCCGGAGCGCAAGGCGCGTCTGGAAGAATTTGCCGCTCCCAACCCGCAAATCAATGCTGCGCCGCTGTTTCTGGTCTGGCTGGTCGATCTCGCCCGACTTCGAACCATTGCCCGCAGCAACGACAGCGAGGGTGCCGGGCTGGATTATCTGGAAAGCTTTGTGATTGGCGCGATTGATGCCGCCCTTGCCGCCCAGAATGCGGTGGCGGCGATTGACTCGCTCGGCCTTGGCTCGTGTTATATCGGCGGCATCCGCAACCGGCCAGAGGACGTGGCGCGGGAGCTGAACCTGCCGCCTGAAACCATTGCCGTATTTGGCCTCACGGTTGGCTATCCAGACCCAGCGGTTAAAATCGATGTGAAGCCGCGCCTGCCACAATCGGCTGTGCTGTTTCGGGAGCAATATGGCACGGTGAGTGAACAGGATTTAGCCAGCTACGATGAGCGGCTAAAAACCTTCCAGCAAGGCCAGAATATGCCGCAAGCGGGATGGACCAGCGTGATTGCCAAGCGCATTGGAAGTGCGAGCGCTCTCAAAGGTCGGGTTGAATTGACCGCGATTTTACGGCGCTTTGGTTTTGCCTTAAAGTAAAGCCCCAATGAATGCCAGTCTGGTGGCTCTCCACCAGACTGGCATGACATTTTAGAACACCCGGCCTTCTTTCAAATGCGTGGTGGTTCCGTTCAGATAATAATCGCCCACCACCCGCGCCTTGTGCAGGAGCGGATTGTGATTGTAGACAGTGCGAATATTGCGCCAGTGGCGATCAAGATTAAACCCTCGCGAGGTGGCCGAACCGCCACCCAGCTCGAAAATATTGGTGGCTACCGACAGCGCCAGTTGCGAGGTAACGATCTGTGTTTGAGCGGTGATGAGAGATGCTGAAATCAGCGCTGTTTCAATCGCGTCTTCATCGCCCGTTGCAAAGGTGTCTGCCGTACGGTCCAGTGCGCGTGCGGCTTCCCGGATCAAGGTTTGAACTGCAAAAGCACCCGAAGTGATTTCGCCCAGCATTTTTTGCACAAAGGGATCGTCATTTGCGGTTTCTGCCGTGCTGTGCAGGGTGGTGCGGGCGTGGTTGAGCACATAATCAATGCCGTCTTTCACCGCCCCTTGCACAGCCCCCGCAGCCGATGCCGCCAGATGAAGCTGGCGCAGTGCGCCGCAATGGCGACCAAGCTGGGTAGTGAGCTTGCGGCCTGATACTTCATGCGCCAGCACCTCGACATTTTCCAGCAGCACGCCACCGCTGGCTGTCATGCGCTGGCCCATGCCATCCCAGTCATCCAGAATGGTAATGCCCTTGCGATCCAGCGGGATCAGCACGCCAGTGGGATCTCCCTGTTCATCCACCGCGCTGAAGGAGCCAAAATCGGCAAAGGCGGTGCCTGTGGCATACCATTTGCGCCCATTCAGCCGATAATGATCGCCCTCCCGGCTAAGAACCGTGGTGATTTCGCCGGGCCGTTTGGTGCCTTGCTCGGTGCTAGCCCCGGCAAACAGTTTTCCCTCCAGCACATGGTCCAGATGTCGGCGGTCTTCCAGCCCGGTTGGGCCAAGCGCCAGCCCTTCGGTGAAGTTGAAATGGCTGCGCAAGGCGTGGGGTATATTGCTATCCGCTTCGCCCAAAATCATCAGCAACTCGATATAATCGACAATTGAGCCACCCGGTCCACCCTTGGCCTTGGGAATACGCAGCGTGCCAAGCCGTGCCTCTTTGATTAGCCGGAACGCCTCAAACGGCAGTTCCCGTTCCAGCTCGCTGCGGGCTGCATCCTTGGCAAAGGTGTCGGACAAAGTGCGGGCGCGGGCGAGCAAGCCGTCGCGGGTGAAGGCCTCAGGGCTATCTGAAACAAGCGGCTGTGCGGCGCTGTGGGGCATGGTCATCATCCTTCAAAATTGGGCAAGAAGCCGGAGTGCGCATTCCACCCCGGCTATCCCATCCATCATCACGCAACAGCGCGAACCGACTTCACCGACGGCTGATCAGCATGGCGCGGCACGCGGCCTTCAACCGGGTGGCTTGGATCATTAAAGCCAGGTGTGGAAGGATGCCCCTCGGTGACCAGACTGTTGACCAGCGCCTCATCCTCGGCATCCAGCCGCACATCCAGAGCGCGGATATAGCCATCCCAATGTTCCTCGGTGCGGGGTCCGGTAATGGCGGCGGTGATGTAGCGGTTGTTCAGCACCCAAGCGAGGGCGAAATCGGCAGCGGAGATGCCCTTGGCGTGCGCGTGGGCAGCCACCTTGCGGGCGATCTCCACCGATTCAGGCCGCCATTCGGTTTCCAGAATGCGCTTGTCGCCACGGCCTGCGCGGGTATCGGCAGCGGGTGCCTTGCCCGGCTCATATTTGCCCGTCAAAACCCCACGCGCCAACGGCGAATAGGATACAACACCAAGCCCGTAATGATGGGCGGCGGGAAGCTGTTCAGCCTCTGCGGTGCGGTTGACGATGTTGTACAGCGGTTGGCTGGCAATCGGACGATCAATGCCAAGCTGATCGGCCAGATGGGCAATTTCTGCAATCCGCCAGCCACGGAAATTCGACACGCCAAAGTAGCGCAGCTTGCCCGCCCGGATCAGATCGGCAATGGCCCGCACCGGCTCTTCCAAGGGGGCATCAAACACAGCACGGTGAAAATAGAGTATGTCGATGTAATCGGTATTTAGGCGGCGCAGCGAATTTTCAACCGTCTCGATCACCCATTTACGCGATTGGCCGCCGAGATTGGGGCCTTTTTCGCGGGAATTGACAAATTTTGTCGCCAAAACCCAGTGATCACGATTTGCCTTGATGCCGCGCCCGACCACTTCCTCGGATTTGCCATCGTGATAGACATCTGCCGTATCAATGAAATTAATGCCCTGCTCACGCGCCTTGTCGATAATGCGAAAGGCCACTTCATCCGGCGTTGGGCCGCCAAACATCATCGTGCCAAGGCTGAGTGGCGATACTTTCAGCGCACTGCGTCCCAGATAACGATAGTCAACCATAATCCTTACTCCATTTCAGTGTTCGTTGGCGTGATGGCAGGCCACGGCATGGCTCTGACCAAAAAGTTGATAATCCGGTGCCTGTTCACGACAGAGATCTGTCGCCAGCGGGCAACGGGTGTGAAAGCGGCAGCCAGAGGGCGGATTGTGCGGGCTTGGCAAATCGCCGGAAATCGGGGCTGCCTGCTTGCGGCGCGCGGGGTCTGGCACAGCTGCCAGAAGTGCGCGCGTATAGGGATGTCTCGGGTTGGCCCATAGCTCTGCCGTGGGCGCACTCTCAACAATTTTGCCCAGATACATCACCAGCACCCGATCTGAAAAATAGCGAACCACCGATAGATCATGTGAAACAAACAGATAGGAGAGCGACAGACGCTGTTTCAGCTCCACCAGCAGATTGAGAATCTGTGCCTGAATGGACAGGTCCAGCGCCGAGACCGGTTCATCACACACCACCAGTTCTGGCTCCAGAATGATGGCCCGGGCAATGCCGATGCGTTGGCGCTGGCCGCCGGAAAATTCATGCGGGTAGCGGTCCAGTGAATCGGCTGGCAATCCCACCTGTTCAATAATCGCCTCGACAATCTCGCGGCGGCGTTTGCTGTTACCAATGCCATGCACTTTCAGCGGCGTGGTCAAAATGGTGCGGATGGTCTGGCGCGGGTTGAGCGAGGCAAACGGGTCTTGAAAGATCATCTGAATGCGGCGGCGAATGGCTCTTAGATCACCGGCTGACATGGCCGTCACATCGCCGCCCTGAAAGGTGATCTGGCCCGAGGATGGCTCCACCAGCCGCATCAGCGATTTGCCCAGCGAGGATTTGCCACAGCCGGATTCGCCCACCAGCGCCACGGTTTCACCGGCTTCAATCTCCAGCGAAACATCATCCACAGCCCGGACTGTTCCCCGTGCGCCGGCATATTGGGTGGAAAGATTACGCACCGACAAGAGCGTCATGAGACACCTCCGTGAAATTTGCGGATACAACTGGACAGGCAGCAAACCGCCCCGGCGACACTTGCGTCAAAGGCGGCACGGCCTGACCACAGGAAGAGCGCGCGCTGGAACAGCGGGGGCGAAAGGCGCAGCCCTTCTCATTGACTGAAGAGGTGATGGAGCCGGGAATTTCCACCAATGGCCCATCGCGGTAATGCTGCCCTGCGCCGCCGCGCGGAGACGCTGCCAGTAGGCCACGGGTATAGGGATGATAAGGCTGCTCAAACACCGGCTGCGGCAGGCCCTCTTCCACCTTTCGCCCTGCATACATCACCATAACACGATCCGCCCATTGGGCCACAATGCCCAGATCATGGGTGATGAGAATGACCGCCATGTTCAAATCCCGGCGCAAATTATCCAGCAATTGCAGGATTTGCGCCTGAATGGTCACATCCAATGCCGTGGTCGCCTCATCGGCAATCAACAGTTCGGGATTGCAGGCCACGCCAATGGCAATCATCACCCGCTGACGCATGCCGCCGGAGAGTTGATGCGGGTAATCATCCACCCGCTTGCCTGATTCCGGGATGTTGACCAGATCCAGCAATTCTATGGCGCGTTTTCTGGCCTGTTTGTGGTCCAGCTTTTCGTGAATGCGCAGCACTTCGGTGATTTGCTCTCCCACCGTCAGCACCGGATTGAGCGAGGTCATCGGCTCTTGAAAGATCATGCCGATCTCGCCGCCGCGAATGCCGCGCCATTGCCGTTCACTATAGGTCAAAAGCTCGCGGCCCTTGAAGCGGATGGAGCCGCCCTTTTGCCCATGCGATGGCAAAAGCCCGATCAGACCCAGCGCCGTCAAGGATTTGCCGGAGCCGGATTCGCCAACAATCGCCAGCATTTCGCCGCGCTCCACCGAAAAGCTGACGCCCTTGACGGGTTGGGCACTGCCAAAACCAACGGAAAAATCCCGAACATCAATCAAAGCACTCATCGGCGTTCCTCCGAAAACCGGGGATTCAGCGCATCATTCAACCCGTCACTGATCAGGTTGAGGGAAATCACGGTAAACACGATGGCAAGCCCCGGCAGTGCCGTGAGATACCACGCCGTGCGGATCACCTCGCGGCCAGAGCCGATCATTGACCCCCAGGAGACCCGGTTGGGATCGCCCAGACCCATGAAGGACAAAGCCGCTTCCATCAGAATAGCGCCTGCGACCATCACCGAAGAGGTTACAATAATCGGCGGCAGGGCATTGGGCAAAATTTCTGCAAACACGATGCGGGCATGGCCATAGCCGAGACTTCGGGCTGCCAGCACATAATCCTTTTCACGAATGGCACGAAATTCGGCGCGGGTCAGCCGCGCCACCATCGGCCATGTAATCACGCCAATGGCAAAGGTGACGGTGGTGATAGATGGCTGGGCAATGGCGACCAGCACCACCAGCAGCACAAAGCTGGGAAGGGTTTGGAAAATCTCGATGATCTTGACCAGAACATCATCAATCACGCCGCCAAAATAGCCCGCCAAGGCACCAATGGTGACACCGATGGTCAGCCCCATCACGGTGGCGGCAATGCCCACTGTGAGCGAAACCCGCGCCCCATGCACAATGCCTGCCAGCACGTCACGGCCCATGGAATCGGTTCCCAGCGGATAGGCCGGGTTCTGCCCCGGCCAGAGGAAGGGCCGTGAGACCATTTCCAGCGGATCGCCGGGATAAAGCAAGGGAGCCAGAAGCGCTGTGATGATGACAATGGCCAGAAACGCCACGCCAATCAACGCATTGGGGTTGGTGAGAAAGATTTTGACCTCACGGCGCAGCCCCCGTTTTGGTATCAGGCTGGTGCGGGCCGTCAGCGCGTCGGGCGCATGGACATAAGGCCAGCCTTTGGGGGCTTTGGCCTCTTTGGCCTCTTCATTGAGCGCCTTTTCCCCTTCGCGCTGGCGCGTAGCCTCGGCAAGCGGTGTCGTTGCATTGAGAATTGTCATTGGCTTTCTCCAATCCGCGGGTCGAGCCAGGCCTGAAACAGATCCACGACAGCATTGATGATGATCACCAAAAAAGATGACAGCAGCAGAATCCCCAGCAACACGCTGAAATCGCGGGCCATGACCGCTTCAAATGCCAGCCTCCCCAGACCCGGCCAGCTGAACACGGTTTCCACCACCACAGCACCGCCCAGCATGCCGCCGAGATGCAATCCGGCCATGGTGGTAATGGGGATCAAGGCATTGCGCAGAATATGGCGCAACGTCAGCCGAAGCGGTGTGACGCCCTTGGCGCGAGCCGTGCGCACATAGTCCTGAGATTTCACTTCCAGCATGGCAGCGCGGGTGAGCCTCGCATAAATTGCCAGATAATAAAGCGACAGGGACGTTGCTGGCAAAACAATATAGCGGGCGCGATCCAGAAGCGCTGCAAAGCCAGTGAGCGGGCTGCCAATGGTGCTATCGCCACCCGAAGGCAGCCAGCCGAGCTTGACGGAAAACAGCAGGATCAGCATCAAGCCGATCCAGAAACCGGGTATGGAATAAAACAGCAGCGAGCCAAGGGAGAGAACCCGATCTGGCAGGCGGCCCGAAAACACCGCCATGACGGAGCCAAGCACCACCCCAAGCACAAGCGCAATGATAAAGGCCGCCCCCATCAGCACCAATGTGCCGGGCAGGCGTTGTCCAATCAGGTCCGACACCGGCATGCCATAGCGCGGCGAATACCCCAGACTGAAATGAGCAAGATTACTAAGATAATTGCCCAACTGATGCAGCACGGGCAGATCAAGACCAAAGCGCGAGCGAATATCGGCCATTGTCTCAACAGTGGCAGAGCCTGCCTCTGCGGCCAGCACATCGGCGGCATCGCCCGGTGCCAGTTGCAGCAGAAAGAAGTTGAGGATCACAATGCCCACAACGGTGGGTATGGCCTGCAACGTCACACGGCTTGCGCGTTTCAATATTCGGTTTGATGCGGTCATCACTATCGCCTGAAGTGCGGTTTTGAAATTGAGTTCTATGTCAGTAGTTGACTAATTTTATATATTTTGTCAAACATGAGAAAAGAATATTTTTCTGAAAAAATGAGACGTGTCGCGCATAATAGGAATTATATGCCGATAAATCGGACAATTTAACCAACTCCAACTACGAAAGCGTTGCGCGACAGAAGAATTTTCACTTAGCCATCCAGCTATTGGAAAATGTCGCTCTGGTTGCAGCCTGCCCACGCAGCGAGGGAAAACAATGATCGTCAACCGCCCGTCTACCGAACACGCCGCCCATTCCACAACCCGTCGCGGCTTTCTGCTGGCATCGGCAGCAGTCAGCGCATTTGCCATGAGCGGTACGCGTTTGCGCGCCGCAACGCCGGCAAAGGGTGGCACGGCAACGCTGCTTTTGTCGTCTGAGCCACCGGTTTTGACCACCATTGCGCATACGGCGTTCAACTCGGTCTATGTCTCGC is part of the Agrobacterium vitis genome and harbors:
- a CDS encoding ABC transporter permease; protein product: MAGFILRRFFQSIGVMLAVALIAFAVIRYVGDPLESLTSQETRLDERVELKARLGLDQPVPIQFLTFLKRGISGDFGTSYKQQEPVTRMIFERLPATLELATASSLIALLFGGLFGVYCALRPKGVLTHAIMTLSLVGVSLPTFLIGIGLIAVFSVQLGWLPSFGRGETVKLGWWTTGLLTLSGWRSLILPAITLSLFQMTMLMRLIRAEMLEVLRQDYIRFARARGLSRRSIHFGHALKNTLVPVITVAGLQFGSVIAFAVVTETVFQWPGVGSLFINSVQSVDVPVMAAYLVFISALFVLINLIVDGLYYAVDPRLRIVRTGTE
- a CDS encoding ABC transporter permease — its product is MTTQTLLDSSKRRRWRSISPVTILAGGLAIVLVLAALFAPLLAPYDPFNPATLDLMDGMTPPMAANAFSGMVFWLGTDNQGRDILSSILYGSRVSLLVAFSATLLSLALGVGAGLISGYAGNAVDAVIMRIADAQLTFPTILVALLIFGIAHGIIPASQQEQAAVWILIFAIGFSNWPQFARTVRGAVLVEKRKDYVAAAKLIGVSRTRILLTHILPNIAGPVLVIATIGLALAVIEEATLSYLGVGVPPTRPSLGTLIRIGQQFLFSGEWWIIGFPAATLVLLALSVNLLGDRLRDALNPRLRNNRR
- a CDS encoding ABC transporter ATP-binding protein, coding for MSLTLSKTPPVLHINSLSVDFHGPSGTFRAVDDLSLTIAPGEVLGVIGESGAGKSMTGAAIIGLIDPPGRISSGEIHLQGERIDNLSDKALESLRGRRIGTVFQDPLVSLNPLYTIGQQLIETIRRHLPLDQAGARHRAIDLLREVGIDEPARRLDAYPHEFSGGMRQRVVIALAVAADPDLLIADEPTSALDVSVQAQIIALLKSLCQRRGLAVLLITHDMGVVADIANRVVVMHKGRIVESGPVAEVIGDPKNDYTRALIAAIPSVRRKNTRLPAASAKGELVKVEGLIRDFALPGGRGLPFFGKNRGQRSLRAVNDVSFSIGESQTFALVGESGSGKSTIARIVVGLLGAQSGKVTIGGTVLGVDKAPALKGAVQMIFQDPYASLNSRWRVNDIIAEPIRTLGLEKDNRVIEQRVADLLEKVRLDPDARSRFPHEFSGGQRQRIAIARALASRPRFIVCDEPTSALDVSVQAQVLELMASLQAEFGLTYLLISHNLAVVRQMADRVGVLKNGVLVEEGAVEEVFERPQHDYTRMLIAAVPDIDDIVVPSTDTKTRYNALSDH
- a CDS encoding NADPH-dependent oxidoreductase, yielding MTVHSGSLTAASDVPQASAADRITARYGAQPSVLPPSWNETLDVLLNHRSARAYLPKALPQGTVELLVAAAQSAPTSSNLQAWSVVAVEDPERKARLEEFAAPNPQINAAPLFLVWLVDLARLRTIARSNDSEGAGLDYLESFVIGAIDAALAAQNAVAAIDSLGLGSCYIGGIRNRPEDVARELNLPPETIAVFGLTVGYPDPAVKIDVKPRLPQSAVLFREQYGTVSEQDLASYDERLKTFQQGQNMPQAGWTSVIAKRIGSASALKGRVELTAILRRFGFALK
- a CDS encoding acyl-CoA dehydrogenase family protein is translated as MPHSAAQPLVSDSPEAFTRDGLLARARTLSDTFAKDAARSELERELPFEAFRLIKEARLGTLRIPKAKGGPGGSIVDYIELLMILGEADSNIPHALRSHFNFTEGLALGPTGLEDRRHLDHVLEGKLFAGASTEQGTKRPGEITTVLSREGDHYRLNGRKWYATGTAFADFGSFSAVDEQGDPTGVLIPLDRKGITILDDWDGMGQRMTASGGVLLENVEVLAHEVSGRKLTTQLGRHCGALRQLHLAASAAGAVQGAVKDGIDYVLNHARTTLHSTAETANDDPFVQKMLGEITSGAFAVQTLIREAARALDRTADTFATGDEDAIETALISASLITAQTQIVTSQLALSVATNIFELGGGSATSRGFNLDRHWRNIRTVYNHNPLLHKARVVGDYYLNGTTTHLKEGRVF
- a CDS encoding aldo/keto reductase — translated: MVDYRYLGRSALKVSPLSLGTMMFGGPTPDEVAFRIIDKAREQGINFIDTADVYHDGKSEEVVGRGIKANRDHWVLATKFVNSREKGPNLGGQSRKWVIETVENSLRRLNTDYIDILYFHRAVFDAPLEEPVRAIADLIRAGKLRYFGVSNFRGWRIAEIAHLADQLGIDRPIASQPLYNIVNRTAEAEQLPAAHHYGLGVVSYSPLARGVLTGKYEPGKAPAADTRAGRGDKRILETEWRPESVEIARKVAAHAHAKGISAADFALAWVLNNRYITAAITGPRTEEHWDGYIRALDVRLDAEDEALVNSLVTEGHPSTPGFNDPSHPVEGRVPRHADQPSVKSVRAVA
- a CDS encoding oligopeptide/dipeptide ABC transporter ATP-binding protein: MTLLSVRNLSTQYAGARGTVRAVDDVSLEIEAGETVALVGESGCGKSSLGKSLMRLVEPSSGQITFQGGDVTAMSAGDLRAIRRRIQMIFQDPFASLNPRQTIRTILTTPLKVHGIGNSKRRREIVEAIIEQVGLPADSLDRYPHEFSGGQRQRIGIARAIILEPELVVCDEPVSALDLSIQAQILNLLVELKQRLSLSYLFVSHDLSVVRYFSDRVLVMYLGKIVESAPTAELWANPRHPYTRALLAAVPDPARRKQAAPISGDLPSPHNPPSGCRFHTRCPLATDLCREQAPDYQLFGQSHAVACHHANEH
- a CDS encoding ABC transporter ATP-binding protein gives rise to the protein MSALIDVRDFSVGFGSAQPVKGVSFSVERGEMLAIVGESGSGKSLTALGLIGLLPSHGQKGGSIRFKGRELLTYSERQWRGIRGGEIGMIFQEPMTSLNPVLTVGEQITEVLRIHEKLDHKQARKRAIELLDLVNIPESGKRVDDYPHQLSGGMRQRVMIAIGVACNPELLIADEATTALDVTIQAQILQLLDNLRRDLNMAVILITHDLGIVAQWADRVMVMYAGRKVEEGLPQPVFEQPYHPYTRGLLAASPRGGAGQHYRDGPLVEIPGSITSSVNEKGCAFRPRCSSARSSCGQAVPPLTQVSPGRFAACPVVSANFTEVSHDALVGA
- a CDS encoding ABC transporter permease encodes the protein MTILNATTPLAEATRQREGEKALNEEAKEAKAPKGWPYVHAPDALTARTSLIPKRGLRREVKIFLTNPNALIGVAFLAIVIITALLAPLLYPGDPLEMVSRPFLWPGQNPAYPLGTDSMGRDVLAGIVHGARVSLTVGIAATVMGLTIGVTIGALAGYFGGVIDDVLVKIIEIFQTLPSFVLLVVLVAIAQPSITTVTFAIGVITWPMVARLTRAEFRAIREKDYVLAARSLGYGHARIVFAEILPNALPPIIVTSSVMVAGAILMEAALSFMGLGDPNRVSWGSMIGSGREVIRTAWYLTALPGLAIVFTVISLNLISDGLNDALNPRFSEERR